One window from the genome of Flavobacterium agricola encodes:
- a CDS encoding SbcC/MukB-like Walker B domain-containing protein, whose translation MRFTAIDGHVWKSTWLLRRARDLANGKLQGVSMILHNETLNEVFPDNKITKILEKIKTLVGLDFKQFTKSVILAQGDFQAFLNASDTDRAQILEKLTGTEVYSEISKGIYEKNQQIKNDFIQIEQQINALHLLNDEDLDALKKQIENTEKALKKLDTDANQLQTYETWYKTESDLQTQLTRINQQIELVETKLQQLKPEIELLKQVENIQDIKPLVTENIQAQKRLTETENEINGLIQQSKTLAKQKDEIVQTLEKEKDQHKNLLNQATANEPLYKKAREIDVLLKKASEVVAELQTNAKNNADEIANFQLQLKNKKAETSAKKTALDAIQAWFTTNQKVKNWAANASLLQNQLQQVQQTQNQIKALLEEHQLHIANAQKTNAQLLDLEAKKTEITNKLDVINAAINPKKENLEKQDFTELITKQKDWQTQTDVLKDLYQIAVEYDRLTLQKQKTEQDIKTAEQDFSEANNQLTEANKQIEQIKQQHAHQTIYVDKLKLENSANVLHLRSQLQPGCACPVCGSSQHEINQVEVVTSLVEKAIADLNVLDVQKNETLALQTRLETCLKYTAEVIANLKVSYNEQQLEHNLCIDKWTKKVPTSAPFSIQNATNKADLEQELIQINTSNKALAQQIAAATELQKEIVALENSKQQLQNQLEIIGKEINQLQIAQETHKNKLEEIKNNGDKLRKTETASCQQIDAILNQPNWLASFKQNALVFIENISTQISAWNENIAKEEGLKTEWQNLVNETEKIDSILKEKEKTYTDLQQKIANETQFLNQHKAERILFFDGQAIDIVEQALKQQTTKQLDTVEKLLADEKIVENNLVKCQTSVLEKNEQLTKTQQNIAKNKAEIERFITNWNTQNELHLDADKLFNLCAYNNEWLVNTRKNIDATLQEKANILGAQKTVISQIEKHQTTNKPELDVANIALKKQELLLAKEEHNEILLADKTKLLNHNNNIDAQKNLIEKRNTLEPDYLEWQELNNLLGSASGDRLKKLAQQFTLDLLLQAANAQLQQINNRYILERIDDSLSILVIDQYMANAKRATNSLSGGETFLVSLALSLALSTISSTQLQVESLFIDEGFGSLDPNSLETAFLALENLQNQGRMIGIISHLDAVIDRLAVKIQVTPQGNGKSKIQVTA comes from the coding sequence GTGCGTTTCACTGCTATTGACGGCCATGTTTGGAAAAGTACTTGGCTGCTACGTCGTGCACGAGATTTAGCTAATGGCAAGCTACAAGGCGTGAGCATGATTTTACACAACGAAACTTTAAACGAAGTTTTTCCGGATAATAAAATCACAAAAATTCTTGAAAAAATAAAAACTTTAGTTGGTCTAGATTTTAAACAATTTACCAAATCGGTAATCTTAGCTCAAGGCGATTTTCAGGCATTTTTAAATGCAAGCGATACCGATCGTGCACAAATTTTAGAAAAGTTAACCGGAACAGAAGTTTACTCGGAAATATCTAAAGGCATTTACGAAAAAAATCAGCAAATTAAAAACGATTTTATTCAGATTGAACAGCAAATCAATGCTTTACATTTATTAAATGATGAAGATTTAGATGCGTTAAAAAAACAGATTGAAAATACCGAAAAAGCATTAAAAAAATTAGATACTGATGCCAATCAACTGCAAACTTATGAAACGTGGTATAAAACCGAATCCGATTTACAAACGCAATTAACAAGAATAAACCAGCAAATAGAACTTGTTGAAACCAAGTTGCAGCAACTAAAACCTGAAATTGAGCTGTTAAAACAGGTTGAAAATATTCAAGATATCAAACCTTTAGTTACCGAAAATATACAAGCTCAAAAACGTTTAACTGAAACAGAAAATGAGATTAATGGATTAATCCAACAAAGCAAAACTTTAGCTAAACAAAAAGATGAAATAGTACAAACATTAGAAAAAGAAAAAGACCAACACAAAAACTTGCTAAATCAGGCAACTGCAAACGAACCGTTGTACAAAAAAGCACGAGAAATTGATGTTTTATTAAAAAAAGCATCAGAAGTTGTTGCAGAATTACAAACAAACGCAAAAAATAATGCTGATGAAATTGCTAATTTTCAGCTTCAGCTAAAAAATAAAAAAGCAGAAACATCTGCAAAAAAAACAGCTTTAGATGCAATTCAAGCGTGGTTTACAACCAACCAAAAGGTAAAAAATTGGGCGGCAAATGCCAGCTTATTGCAAAACCAATTACAGCAAGTACAACAAACTCAAAACCAAATAAAAGCTTTGCTTGAAGAACATCAGCTTCATATAGCTAATGCTCAAAAAACCAACGCACAATTACTTGATTTAGAAGCTAAAAAAACTGAAATAACAAACAAACTAGATGTTATTAATGCAGCAATAAACCCGAAAAAAGAAAACCTTGAAAAACAAGATTTTACGGAGCTTATTACCAAGCAAAAAGATTGGCAAACGCAAACGGATGTTTTAAAAGATTTATATCAAATTGCGGTTGAATACGACCGTTTAACGCTGCAAAAACAAAAAACAGAACAAGATATTAAAACGGCTGAACAAGATTTTAGTGAAGCTAACAACCAATTAACTGAGGCAAATAAACAAATTGAACAAATTAAACAGCAACATGCTCATCAAACCATTTATGTTGATAAATTAAAGCTAGAAAATTCTGCAAACGTTTTGCATTTACGTAGCCAATTACAACCTGGTTGTGCTTGTCCGGTTTGCGGAAGCTCACAGCATGAAATTAATCAGGTTGAAGTTGTAACAAGTTTAGTAGAAAAAGCAATTGCTGATTTAAACGTGCTTGATGTTCAGAAAAATGAAACATTAGCTTTACAAACGCGATTAGAAACCTGTTTAAAATACACTGCAGAAGTTATTGCTAACTTAAAAGTTAGTTATAACGAACAGCAATTAGAACACAATTTGTGTATTGATAAGTGGACTAAAAAAGTACCTACTTCTGCCCCATTTTCAATACAAAACGCTACAAATAAAGCTGATTTAGAACAAGAACTTATTCAAATTAACACAAGTAATAAAGCGCTTGCCCAACAAATAGCAGCAGCTACCGAATTACAAAAAGAAATTGTTGCTTTAGAAAATTCTAAACAACAGCTTCAAAATCAACTTGAAATTATTGGTAAAGAAATCAATCAATTGCAAATTGCGCAAGAAACGCATAAAAACAAGCTAGAAGAAATTAAAAACAACGGAGATAAGCTGCGTAAAACCGAAACAGCAAGTTGCCAACAAATTGATGCCATTTTAAACCAGCCCAATTGGTTAGCTTCTTTTAAACAAAATGCTTTGGTATTTATAGAAAATATTTCTACTCAAATTTCAGCTTGGAATGAGAACATTGCTAAAGAAGAAGGTTTAAAAACAGAATGGCAAAACCTTGTAAATGAAACCGAAAAAATCGATTCAATTTTAAAAGAAAAAGAAAAAACGTATACCGATTTACAACAAAAAATAGCTAACGAAACGCAATTTTTAAACCAACATAAAGCAGAACGTATTTTGTTTTTTGATGGCCAAGCAATTGATATTGTTGAACAAGCTCTAAAACAACAAACAACCAAACAATTAGACACAGTAGAAAAATTACTTGCTGACGAAAAAATTGTAGAAAACAATTTAGTAAAATGCCAAACTAGCGTTTTAGAGAAAAATGAGCAACTAACAAAAACACAACAGAACATTGCGAAAAACAAAGCAGAAATTGAGCGTTTTATTACAAATTGGAATACACAAAATGAGTTGCATTTAGATGCAGATAAGTTGTTTAACCTGTGCGCTTACAACAACGAATGGCTTGTTAATACGCGTAAAAACATTGATGCAACCTTGCAAGAAAAAGCAAATATATTGGGTGCACAAAAAACTGTTATTTCGCAAATTGAAAAACACCAAACCACAAACAAGCCCGAATTGGATGTAGCAAATATTGCACTTAAAAAGCAAGAATTGCTTTTAGCAAAAGAAGAACATAATGAGATTTTATTAGCCGATAAAACCAAGTTGTTAAATCACAACAATAACATTGATGCTCAGAAAAACTTAATCGAAAAACGCAATACATTAGAACCTGATTATTTAGAATGGCAAGAATTAAACAACTTGTTAGGTAGTGCATCGGGCGATCGTTTAAAAAAATTAGCACAGCAATTTACATTAGATTTGTTGTTACAAGCTGCCAATGCGCAATTACAGCAAATTAATAACCGTTATATTTTAGAACGCATTGACGACAGCCTTTCAATTCTAGTAATTGACCAATATATGGCTAATGCAAAACGTGCAACCAATTCACTTTCGGGCGGAGAAACCTTTTTAGTTTCGTTGGCTTTATCTTTGGCGCTTTCAACCATTTCGTCAACGCAATTGCAGGTTGAATCGTTGTTTATTGATGAAGGTTTTGGAAGTTTAGATCCGAATTCGTTAGAAACTGCATTTTTAGCCTTAGAAAACTTACAAAATCAAGGGCGCATGATTGGCATTATTTCGCATTTAGATGCTGTGATAGATCGTTTGGCAGTTAAAATTCAGGTTACGCCACAAGGCAACGGAAAAAGTAAAATTCAGGTAACTGCATAA
- the def gene encoding peptide deformylase produces MKINNFLLLVFSPLLMHAQPTQKSDFTAQEIELIQSGTAEDPMRVLLTTNEDDLAFLTQQAQPINPNSENLQLLADRMLTTVNDPKTRGVGIAAPQVGISRQAFLVKRLDKINAPFELFINPKITWYSDVKRYGQEGCLSIPDQTGKVYRSLVIQIEYCDLEGNEHKEVIEGYTAVICQHEYDHLNGVLFLDQIERSEGFNYAKSETKNALYYELLPPTP; encoded by the coding sequence ACTTATGCACGCACAACCAACTCAAAAATCAGATTTTACTGCACAAGAAATTGAATTGATTCAATCCGGAACAGCCGAAGATCCGATGCGTGTTTTGTTAACTACAAATGAAGACGATTTAGCCTTTTTAACCCAACAAGCGCAACCTATAAACCCGAATAGTGAAAACTTACAACTTTTAGCCGACCGAATGTTAACCACAGTTAACGATCCTAAAACGCGTGGGGTAGGTATTGCAGCGCCGCAAGTTGGAATTTCGCGCCAAGCCTTTTTGGTAAAACGTTTAGATAAAATAAATGCTCCGTTTGAATTGTTTATCAACCCTAAAATAACTTGGTATTCTGATGTAAAAAGATACGGACAAGAAGGATGTTTATCTATTCCTGATCAAACCGGAAAAGTTTATCGCAGTTTAGTTATTCAAATTGAATATTGTGATTTAGAAGGCAACGAACATAAAGAAGTAATTGAAGGTTATACCGCAGTAATTTGTCAGCATGAATACGACCATTTAAATGGTGTTTTATTTTTAGACCAAATAGAACGATCAGAAGGTTTTAATTATGCAAAATCTGAAACTAAAAATGCGTTGTATTACGAACTTTTACCTCCAACGCCGTAA
- a CDS encoding exonuclease SbcCD subunit D: MKILHTADWHLGQTFFDNDRTLEHEAFLNWLFTTIVTKNVDAVLISGDVYDNSNPSNKAISMLYQFMQKVSNQLPHVQLLFTGGNHDSPLRLEQPNPLLEHTQIKIVGSSKTNADKTIRYEDLIFRLKDNNQGPDVLCIAVPFLRLGDYPASENGTYEYQEGLKKYYQQAYEVAKQMATNNEAIIAMGHLHALGIKINDRDTSERDIIGGIEMISATDFPKELTYVALGHIHKAQQVGGQNHIRYCGSPIPLSFAEKNYKHQVLLLDIDTQLNAIESIEVPVTVPLLTIPEKPASFEQVLFHLDLLQQELAHATVQPYVEVRVDISQMSANYIEEIKQKFNTINAKLVKITAAKPLDKKQDATQSFREFEYLDQINPLDFVKKIYSNKAQQPLNASQLEKINLVLTEITKQQAE, from the coding sequence ATGAAAATATTACATACAGCCGATTGGCATTTAGGACAAACTTTTTTTGATAACGACAGAACTTTAGAACATGAAGCCTTTTTAAACTGGTTATTTACAACAATTGTTACTAAAAATGTTGATGCTGTTTTAATTAGTGGCGATGTGTACGATAATTCAAACCCATCTAACAAAGCCATTAGCATGTTGTATCAATTTATGCAAAAGGTTTCTAATCAATTACCGCACGTACAACTATTGTTCACAGGCGGTAATCACGATTCGCCTTTACGATTAGAACAACCCAATCCATTATTAGAACATACTCAAATAAAAATTGTTGGAAGTTCTAAAACCAATGCTGATAAAACCATTCGATATGAAGATTTAATTTTCAGATTGAAAGATAACAACCAAGGCCCGGATGTACTTTGCATTGCAGTTCCATTTTTACGATTAGGCGATTATCCTGCAAGCGAAAATGGCACCTACGAATATCAGGAAGGTTTAAAAAAATACTACCAACAAGCGTATGAAGTTGCCAAACAAATGGCAACGAATAACGAAGCTATTATTGCAATGGGGCATTTACACGCGTTAGGAATTAAAATAAACGATAGGGATACGTCAGAACGTGATATTATTGGCGGAATCGAAATGATTTCTGCTACCGATTTTCCTAAAGAATTAACTTATGTTGCTTTGGGGCATATTCACAAAGCCCAACAAGTTGGTGGTCAAAATCACATCCGTTATTGTGGCAGCCCAATTCCGCTATCTTTTGCCGAAAAAAACTACAAACACCAAGTACTTTTATTAGATATTGATACGCAACTAAATGCTATTGAAAGTATTGAAGTTCCTGTAACCGTTCCTTTGCTAACCATTCCAGAAAAGCCAGCAAGTTTTGAGCAAGTACTTTTTCATTTGGATCTTTTACAACAAGAATTAGCTCATGCTACGGTACAACCTTATGTAGAAGTTCGTGTTGATATTTCGCAAATGAGCGCCAATTACATAGAAGAAATTAAACAAAAGTTTAATACCATAAATGCCAAATTAGTAAAAATTACAGCAGCAAAACCCTTAGATAAAAAACAAGATGCAACGCAAAGCTTTCGGGAATTTGAATATTTAGATCAAATTAATCCGCTAGATTTTGTTAAAAAAATTTACAGCAACAAAGCACAACAACCGTTAAACGCCAGCCAACTCGAAAAAATAAATTTAGTACTAACCGAAATTACAAAACAACAAGCCGAATAA
- a CDS encoding hemolysin family protein — protein MDAIPLSLVANATSEALSDDISVAKLLLTLFLVFLNGFFVAAEFAIVKVRTSQIQVQQNISSSNTKAAMKIVNNLDSYLAATQLGITLASLGLGWVGESSLTPVILKSFDLFGLTGAYWDTLARNISFPIAFVIITILHIVFGELAPKSLAIQFPTKTTFAVAWPLRIFYAVFKPVIYVMNGFANILLRIIGVKPIHGSDIHSEEELRMIITESQAGGAIEETERDLIQNVFDFDDRRVTNVFTIKKNVSIIDVLTPVKEVIRYTLSEGYSRYPVYEDNTENIIGVLHTKDLFRAYAQKGEGFEIKSILREPLFVSETSLIKNLLKTFQQKHIQVAIVTDEIGDFIGLVTLEDILEELVGEIQDEYDNEEPIVSEKEVGVFIVDSHNTITDINRFLPYSFEESEHYETLAGLIAEICTDEYELKEGDIVDLEYYTGRILKMYRNSVELIELKVKDKNEKEELN, from the coding sequence ATGGACGCAATACCCCTGAGCTTGGTAGCTAATGCTACCTCCGAAGCTTTATCGGACGACATATCGGTCGCCAAACTTTTACTTACCTTATTTTTAGTTTTTTTAAATGGATTTTTCGTAGCAGCAGAATTTGCTATTGTTAAAGTACGAACTTCGCAAATCCAAGTGCAGCAAAACATTAGCTCGTCTAACACCAAAGCTGCCATGAAAATTGTAAATAACCTGGATTCTTACTTAGCAGCTACCCAATTAGGGATTACATTAGCTTCATTAGGATTAGGTTGGGTGGGTGAAAGTTCATTAACTCCGGTCATTTTAAAAAGTTTTGATCTTTTTGGATTAACAGGTGCCTACTGGGATACGCTAGCGCGTAACATTTCTTTCCCAATTGCCTTTGTTATTATTACTATTTTACACATTGTGTTTGGTGAATTAGCTCCAAAATCATTAGCTATTCAATTCCCAACCAAAACAACATTTGCAGTTGCATGGCCATTACGTATATTTTATGCGGTTTTTAAACCAGTAATTTATGTGATGAATGGATTTGCAAATATTTTATTACGCATCATTGGTGTAAAACCAATTCATGGTTCGGACATTCACTCGGAAGAAGAATTACGAATGATTATTACCGAAAGCCAAGCTGGAGGTGCTATTGAAGAAACCGAGCGTGATTTAATTCAGAACGTTTTTGATTTTGATGATCGTCGTGTTACCAATGTTTTTACAATTAAGAAAAACGTATCTATTATTGATGTTTTAACGCCGGTAAAAGAAGTTATTCGTTATACGCTTAGCGAAGGTTATTCTAGATATCCGGTTTACGAAGATAATACCGAAAATATAATTGGTGTTTTACATACCAAAGATTTATTTAGAGCTTATGCACAAAAAGGCGAAGGTTTTGAAATAAAAAGTATTTTACGCGAACCATTATTTGTTTCTGAAACATCTTTAATTAAAAACTTATTAAAAACCTTTCAGCAAAAACACATTCAGGTTGCCATTGTTACCGACGAAATTGGTGATTTTATTGGACTGGTTACTTTAGAAGATATTTTAGAAGAATTGGTTGGTGAAATTCAGGATGAATACGATAATGAAGAACCTATTGTTTCTGAAAAAGAAGTTGGTGTTTTTATTGTAGATTCTCACAATACCATTACCGATATCAATCGTTTTTTACCATATTCTTTTGAAGAAAGTGAACATTACGAAACCTTAGCTGGTTTAATAGCCGAAATATGTACTGATGAATACGAATTGAAAGAAGGTGATATTGTAGATTTAGAATATTATACCGGACGTATTTTAAAAATGTACCGCAATTCGGTTGAATTAATAGAACTTAAAGTTAAAGATAAAAACGAAAAAGAGGAGCTTAATTAA
- a CDS encoding AAA family ATPase, with protein MKILSVEITNITSIEGPYLINFEDEKFANIGLFGITGPVGAGKSSIIDAICLGLYNTTPFR; from the coding sequence ATGAAAATACTAAGCGTTGAAATTACCAATATCACCTCAATAGAAGGGCCATATTTAATTAATTTTGAAGACGAAAAGTTTGCAAACATTGGCTTGTTTGGTATTACCGGTCCGGTTGGAGCCGGTAAATCATCAATTATTGATGCCATTTGTTTAGGGCTTTACAACACAACCCCGTTTAGATAG